Proteins from a genomic interval of Niabella soli DSM 19437:
- the nrfD gene encoding NrfD/PsrC family molybdoenzyme membrane anchor subunit, producing MSLNRYESQVRGPLVEGGKDYHQITEDICRPVEDKPSKLWWIGFIISVGLLIFGVVSIYMDVTYGIGQWNLNKTIGWGWDITNFVWWVGIGHAGTLISAILLLFRQGWRTGVNRAAEAMTIFAVMCAGQFPIWHMGRVWNAFFVMPYPNTRGPLWVNFNSPLLWDVFAISTYFTVSLLFWYSGLLPDLASLRDRAKLKWRKFFYGVASFGWTGSTKHWQRHEALSLVLAGLATPLVLSVHTIVSFDFATSVIPGWHTTIFPPYFVAGAVFSGFAMVQTLLLVTRKVLHLEEYITLEHIDVMNKVIVLTGSIVGIAYLTELFIAWYSHVEYEWFAFKENRVNLTSPYGWAYYLMMGCNVLSPQIFWFRKMRRNLLVTFFMSILVNVGMWFERFVIIVTSIYRDYLPSSWSTYYSPSIWEIGFYLGTFGLFFTCYFLFSKFFPVIAMAEIKHILKRSGDTFKDNMAKDENETLEAFEHENAHH from the coding sequence ATGTCATTAAACAGATACGAATCGCAAGTACGGGGACCGCTGGTAGAAGGAGGTAAGGATTATCATCAGATCACGGAAGATATTTGCCGCCCGGTAGAAGACAAGCCAAGCAAACTCTGGTGGATCGGGTTTATCATTTCTGTGGGCCTTTTAATATTCGGCGTAGTTTCTATTTACATGGATGTTACGTACGGTATCGGCCAGTGGAACCTGAATAAGACGATCGGTTGGGGATGGGATATTACCAACTTCGTATGGTGGGTGGGTATTGGTCACGCCGGAACCCTGATCTCGGCCATCTTGTTGCTGTTCCGCCAGGGATGGAGAACTGGGGTAAACCGTGCGGCTGAGGCGATGACGATCTTTGCGGTAATGTGCGCGGGGCAGTTCCCGATCTGGCACATGGGACGTGTATGGAATGCCTTCTTCGTGATGCCTTATCCCAATACCCGCGGTCCGTTGTGGGTAAACTTTAACTCGCCCTTACTTTGGGACGTGTTTGCGATCTCTACCTATTTTACCGTTTCCTTATTATTCTGGTATTCCGGTTTATTGCCCGACCTGGCCTCACTGCGCGACCGGGCTAAACTGAAATGGCGTAAATTCTTTTATGGTGTGGCTTCTTTCGGATGGACCGGCAGCACCAAGCACTGGCAGCGGCACGAGGCCTTATCACTGGTGTTGGCCGGTTTGGCTACACCGCTGGTACTTTCGGTACATACCATCGTATCCTTCGACTTTGCCACATCGGTTATTCCCGGATGGCATACAACGATCTTTCCTCCCTACTTCGTGGCGGGTGCAGTATTCTCCGGCTTTGCAATGGTGCAAACACTGTTGCTGGTAACAAGAAAAGTACTGCATCTTGAAGAATATATTACTCTTGAGCATATTGATGTAATGAATAAGGTTATTGTATTAACCGGCTCTATTGTGGGCATCGCTTATTTAACAGAGTTATTCATTGCCTGGTACAGCCACGTGGAATATGAGTGGTTTGCCTTTAAAGAAAACAGGGTAAACCTGACAAGCCCCTATGGCTGGGCCTACTACCTGATGATGGGTTGTAACGTATTGTCGCCCCAGATCTTCTGGTTCCGCAAAATGAGGAGAAATCTTTTGGTGACCTTCTTTATGAGTATCCTGGTGAACGTTGGTATGTGGTTCGAGCGTTTTGTGATCATCGTTACTTCTATCTACCGTGATTATCTTCCCAGCTCCTGGAGCACCTATTACTCCCCCTCCATTTGGGAAATCGGGTTCTACCTGGGTACGTTCGGGCTGTTCTTTACCTGTTACTTCCTGTTCTCCAAGTTCTTCCCGGTTATTGCTATGGCAGAGATCAAGCATATTCTGAAACGCAGCGGGGATACCTTTAAGGATAACATGGCGAAAGATGAAAATGAAACGCTGGAAGCATTTGAGCACGAAAACGCGCATCACTAA
- a CDS encoding CopD family protein produces MAYLYLKAVHIIFVVTWFAGLFYMPRLFIYNVEANDKPQPEQELLHAQFKKMMKPLWYGITWPSAIITLIMGLSVLYSSGLYAILFKPEGFWLLLKLLLVILLYGYHYSLHRIFKQQMAGIYKYTSDQLRMWNEVATIFLVAIVLLVVVKKEISVIWGLAGMILLIFVLMIAIRIYKRVRTKKQ; encoded by the coding sequence TTGGCGTATTTATATTTAAAAGCAGTTCACATTATCTTCGTGGTTACCTGGTTTGCCGGTCTTTTTTATATGCCCCGGCTTTTTATATACAATGTGGAAGCCAATGATAAACCACAGCCGGAACAGGAGCTGCTCCACGCCCAGTTTAAAAAAATGATGAAACCCCTGTGGTATGGCATCACCTGGCCTTCGGCAATCATTACGCTTATTATGGGGCTGTCGGTGCTTTACAGCAGCGGCCTGTATGCTATTCTTTTTAAACCGGAAGGCTTTTGGCTGCTTTTGAAATTATTGCTGGTGATATTGCTTTACGGTTATCATTATTCCCTGCACCGCATTTTTAAACAGCAAATGGCAGGTATTTATAAATATACATCTGATCAATTGCGGATGTGGAACGAGGTGGCCACCATCTTTTTAGTTGCCATTGTGCTGTTGGTGGTGGTAAAAAAGGAAATAAGTGTGATCTGGGGCCTGGCGGGAATGATCCTGCTGATCTTTGTACTGATGATCGCTATCCGTATTTATAAAAGAGTGCGTACGAAGAAACAATAG
- a CDS encoding cytochrome c oxidase subunit 3 has translation MEQTVTHKTKWWSGGKSPFNIEYGKIMMWYFLLSDSFTFGAFLISLGTVRFGLNYWPEPSIVFSTFPFAGHANLPLAFVSVMTFVLIISSVTMVLAVHAGHNRDKKGVEKYLILTIIGGLIFLSCQAWEWHHLLTEGHPALVGDHIELLTQRNGSNPWGELVLPHEVTPALLKSSPETLAKLVQEEHASHLSYAQLLQTPKEQLVQMLSNSEMVVRKAGPTAFGGFFYGITGFHGFHVSIGVILLIIMLIQTKMGVFERRGHYLMIEKIGLYWHFVDLVWVFVFLAFYLI, from the coding sequence ATGGAACAAACAGTAACACATAAAACCAAATGGTGGAGCGGCGGAAAAAGCCCATTTAATATTGAGTATGGGAAAATAATGATGTGGTACTTCTTATTGAGCGACTCCTTTACTTTTGGAGCCTTCCTGATCTCATTAGGTACCGTTCGTTTTGGTTTGAACTACTGGCCGGAACCCAGTATTGTATTTAGCACCTTCCCCTTTGCAGGGCATGCTAATTTACCATTGGCCTTTGTGAGTGTGATGACCTTCGTGCTCATCATCAGCTCCGTTACCATGGTGCTGGCGGTACACGCAGGGCATAACCGGGATAAAAAAGGCGTTGAAAAGTATCTGATCCTGACCATCATCGGCGGTTTGATCTTCCTGAGCTGCCAGGCCTGGGAATGGCATCACCTGCTTACAGAAGGACATCCGGCTTTGGTGGGCGATCATATTGAATTACTGACACAAAGGAACGGATCAAACCCCTGGGGCGAATTAGTACTGCCACATGAAGTAACACCGGCCTTGTTGAAATCTTCCCCCGAAACGCTGGCAAAACTGGTTCAGGAGGAACATGCCTCGCATCTTTCTTATGCGCAGTTACTGCAAACACCTAAGGAGCAGTTGGTGCAAATGTTATCCAATAGTGAAATGGTGGTGCGCAAGGCAGGTCCTACAGCATTTGGAGGCTTCTTTTACGGCATTACCGGTTTTCATGGTTTCCATGTATCTATAGGTGTTATACTTTTGATTATCATGTTAATACAAACAAAAATGGGTGTTTTTGAGCGCAGGGGGCATTACCTGATGATCGAAAAAATCGGTTTGTACTGGCACTTTGTGGATCTGGTATGGGTATTTGTATTCCTTGCCTTTTACCTTATCTGA
- a CDS encoding c-type cytochrome, whose product MNKYFTTIAVFSAILVGCGADKQPGHSYMPDMTYSQAYETYASTSDLTKEGVFYNRRPVPGTVARGEDAEYMFTLAHDSAGYAQSAQLKSPLDSAGTAIDMKEAERLYLVNCGICHGAKLDGNGPLFKGGDGPFTAAPKNFMAADMKAMAPGTMFYSVTYGKGQMGSYASQISPKQRWEIIAFIKSKQGGGAPAAAPGAAKTDSAAAKTVTKVDAKATAKK is encoded by the coding sequence ATGAATAAATATTTTACGACAATAGCAGTTTTTAGCGCAATATTGGTTGGTTGCGGCGCAGACAAACAGCCGGGGCATTCCTATATGCCGGATATGACCTATAGCCAGGCTTATGAAACCTACGCTTCTACAAGTGACCTTACAAAAGAAGGTGTTTTTTATAACCGGAGACCGGTTCCGGGAACGGTGGCAAGAGGCGAAGATGCCGAGTATATGTTCACTTTGGCGCATGATTCAGCCGGTTACGCCCAGTCTGCGCAGTTGAAGAGCCCGTTGGATTCGGCTGGTACCGCTATTGATATGAAAGAAGCAGAGCGGCTGTACCTGGTGAACTGCGGTATTTGCCATGGTGCAAAGCTGGATGGTAACGGTCCGCTGTTTAAAGGCGGCGACGGTCCTTTTACTGCGGCACCTAAAAACTTTATGGCGGCGGATATGAAGGCAATGGCGCCCGGCACAATGTTTTATTCTGTTACATATGGTAAAGGACAAATGGGAAGCTATGCTTCGCAAATAAGCCCTAAACAGCGCTGGGAAATCATCGCCTTTATAAAATCGAAACAAGGCGGCGGCGCACCGGCGGCGGCTCCGGGTGCGGCTAAAACGGATAGTGCAGCAGCAAAAACAGTAACGAAGGTTGATGCAAAAGCGACAGCTAAAAAGTAA
- a CDS encoding DUF3341 domain-containing protein, protein MAIKKFITGNFYDEAVLFPAVKKVRRAGYKIQDVYTPFPIHGLDKELGMKDTDLHIAGFIYGITGTTVAISFIGWMLALDWQINFGGKPFFSLPAWIPIMFELTVLFSAVGMTLTFCWLCQLAPFVKKDHFNPRSTDDTFVMAVECTDKTNEAEAIAFLESAGAKEVQVQERETGWWFGRYDRESVVFGKKVAAV, encoded by the coding sequence ATGGCAATCAAGAAGTTTATAACAGGCAATTTTTACGATGAAGCAGTGTTGTTTCCTGCTGTGAAAAAAGTGCGCCGTGCCGGTTACAAAATACAGGACGTGTACACGCCGTTCCCCATTCATGGCCTGGATAAGGAGTTGGGAATGAAGGACACAGACCTGCATATTGCCGGATTCATCTACGGGATCACCGGAACTACGGTAGCCATCAGCTTTATTGGCTGGATGTTGGCGCTCGACTGGCAGATCAATTTTGGCGGAAAGCCTTTCTTTTCCCTGCCGGCCTGGATTCCTATTATGTTTGAGCTGACGGTACTTTTTTCGGCGGTGGGTATGACGCTTACTTTTTGCTGGCTTTGCCAACTGGCGCCTTTTGTAAAAAAGGATCATTTTAACCCCCGCAGCACGGACGATACATTTGTAATGGCTGTAGAATGTACCGACAAAACAAATGAAGCAGAAGCCATCGCTTTTTTGGAAAGTGCCGGAGCTAAAGAAGTACAGGTGCAGGAAAGAGAAACCGGATGGTGGTTTGGCCGGTACGACCGGGAGTCTGTTGTTTTTGGTAAAAAAGTAGCTGCAGTATAA
- the cyoE gene encoding heme o synthase — MKSSKEGGIRDFLQLMKPSLSIMVVFSSVISYLLVPDVMYDWWRIVLLFAGGMLVTGSANTINQVVEKDTDAQMKRTAKRPIASGRMSPEQGWGFAIFTGALGVFILGYYFNWTAAILAAFSLFLYAFIYTPLKKVNSIAVLVGAFPGALPCLIGWVAGFVPGQPINWLGGFVLFGIQFLWQFPHFWAIAWVAHKDYSNVGFKLLPSEKGPTKFTALQTVIYSLLMLPITIAPFFVGICNYGNVKGVVGVVLIVLANIFLIARSITLYSKMDVPSARKVMFGSYIHLPVVLLALLLAKA, encoded by the coding sequence TTGAAAAGTTCAAAAGAGGGTGGCATACGAGATTTTCTTCAGTTAATGAAGCCCTCTTTGAGTATAATGGTGGTTTTCAGCAGTGTGATCAGTTACCTGCTGGTGCCCGATGTGATGTATGACTGGTGGAGGATCGTTTTGCTCTTTGCAGGTGGCATGTTAGTAACAGGCAGTGCTAACACCATCAATCAGGTAGTGGAAAAAGACACAGACGCGCAAATGAAAAGAACAGCAAAGCGCCCGATAGCTTCCGGACGGATGAGCCCGGAGCAGGGTTGGGGCTTTGCGATTTTTACCGGCGCCCTGGGCGTGTTTATATTGGGCTATTATTTCAACTGGACGGCAGCTATACTGGCAGCGTTTAGTCTGTTTTTATACGCCTTTATCTACACCCCGTTAAAAAAGGTCAATTCTATTGCCGTATTGGTAGGTGCGTTTCCGGGTGCGTTGCCCTGTTTAATTGGCTGGGTAGCGGGTTTTGTTCCGGGGCAGCCGATTAACTGGTTGGGCGGTTTTGTGCTGTTTGGCATCCAGTTTCTTTGGCAATTTCCCCATTTTTGGGCTATTGCCTGGGTGGCGCATAAAGACTACAGCAATGTGGGCTTTAAATTGCTGCCCAGTGAAAAAGGACCGACAAAATTTACTGCCCTGCAAACGGTGATCTATTCACTCCTGATGCTGCCCATTACCATCGCCCCGTTTTTTGTGGGTATTTGTAATTATGGCAATGTAAAAGGAGTGGTGGGGGTAGTGCTTATTGTTCTTGCGAATATTTTTTTAATAGCAAGATCAATTACGCTTTATTCAAAAATGGATGTGCCTTCCGCAAGAAAAGTAATGTTTGGCAGCTACATTCACCTCCCGGTTGTGCTGTTGGCGCTGTTGCTGGCCAAAGCATAA
- a CDS encoding cytochrome c oxidase subunit II, which produces MQNFLIFAILILGFIITFQIARASEFVSVIRGEEKTRKQSNKINGALLLVFLILGLFGVYWTHHTLGDKILKIGTSASDHGRLVDNMMLYTIIATGIVFFATQILLFWYSFKYQESDKRTAYYFPHNNKLELLWTVVPAIVLTILIGFGLVYWYRITGAAPKDAMQVEITASQFKWEFRYPGKDGIFGKKYYKNIDEAHDNPLGQIWDDEANHDDIFLPAGQALHLVVNKPVKLIIGSKDVIHSVGLPHFRLKMDAVPGTPTTLWFTPIKTTKQMAEETGNSKFVYEIACDQMCGQGHTGMRGEIVVETQEEFDQWMASQKPKYVQMKEDAAPAPAAAPAAKDSTGAAAVKDSAAKKDITAK; this is translated from the coding sequence ATGCAAAACTTTTTAATATTCGCCATTTTGATTTTAGGGTTTATCATCACCTTTCAGATTGCGAGGGCAAGTGAATTTGTGTCAGTAATCAGGGGCGAGGAAAAAACCAGGAAGCAGTCCAATAAGATCAATGGTGCCCTGTTGCTGGTTTTTTTAATACTGGGTTTATTTGGTGTGTATTGGACGCATCATACCCTGGGCGATAAAATCCTGAAAATCGGTACTTCTGCATCTGATCACGGGCGCCTGGTAGATAATATGATGCTGTATACTATTATCGCAACCGGTATCGTATTTTTTGCAACGCAGATCTTATTGTTCTGGTACTCCTTCAAATACCAGGAGTCTGATAAAAGAACCGCCTATTATTTTCCGCATAACAATAAGCTGGAACTGTTGTGGACAGTGGTTCCTGCAATTGTGCTCACCATCCTGATCGGGTTTGGTTTAGTGTATTGGTACCGGATCACGGGCGCGGCTCCGAAGGATGCCATGCAGGTGGAAATTACCGCAAGCCAGTTTAAATGGGAGTTCCGCTACCCGGGGAAAGACGGTATTTTCGGTAAAAAATATTATAAAAATATAGATGAAGCCCACGATAATCCGTTAGGACAGATCTGGGATGACGAAGCGAATCATGACGATATTTTCCTTCCGGCAGGCCAGGCATTGCACCTGGTGGTAAATAAGCCGGTGAAGCTGATCATTGGTTCTAAGGACGTTATACATAGTGTGGGGCTGCCTCATTTCCGCTTAAAGATGGATGCGGTACCCGGCACACCAACTACCTTGTGGTTTACGCCGATAAAAACCACCAAGCAAATGGCGGAAGAAACAGGAAATAGTAAATTTGTGTATGAAATAGCCTGTGATCAGATGTGCGGACAGGGGCATACAGGAATGCGCGGAGAGATTGTAGTGGAAACCCAGGAAGAATTTGATCAGTGGATGGCTTCTCAAAAGCCCAAGTATGTACAAATGAAGGAGGATGCAGCGCCGGCACCGGCCGCCGCACCAGCAGCAAAAGACTCAACAGGCGCCGCTGCTGTTAAAGATTCAGCAGCAAAAAAAGATATTACAGCAAAATAG
- a CDS encoding cytochrome c oxidase subunit 3: MSTSIVSRPQHNKLHPHKFALWVAIASILMMFAGLTSAYIVKSNQTGWRGFVMPKIFWVSTVIIMVSSITMQMAVKAFKNRNMQQYRAMLGVTFVLGMCFVVSQIFGFIALWDNNVRFKGASGAGQFFWPITGLHAIHVIGGIVALLVIFFRSVFGKTKAYNPVPVEVMSTYWHFVDALWLYLMIFFLILG, translated from the coding sequence ATGAGTACAAGTATAGTGAGCAGACCGCAACATAATAAGTTACACCCGCACAAATTTGCCTTGTGGGTGGCAATTGCCAGTATCTTAATGATGTTTGCAGGCCTTACAAGCGCTTATATCGTTAAAAGTAATCAAACCGGCTGGCGCGGTTTTGTGATGCCTAAGATATTCTGGGTGTCAACGGTAATTATTATGGTGAGCAGTATTACCATGCAAATGGCAGTAAAGGCCTTTAAGAACCGTAATATGCAGCAATACCGGGCAATGCTGGGTGTAACATTTGTGCTGGGGATGTGCTTTGTGGTTTCACAGATCTTTGGTTTTATAGCGCTGTGGGACAATAATGTACGATTTAAGGGGGCATCCGGCGCCGGTCAGTTCTTCTGGCCCATTACCGGATTGCACGCCATACACGTTATCGGCGGTATCGTTGCCTTATTGGTTATTTTTTTCCGGTCTGTATTCGGGAAAACAAAAGCATACAACCCGGTGCCGGTAGAAGTAATGAGTACTTACTGGCATTTTGTGGACGCATTATGGCTCTATTTAATGATCTTTTTCTTAATTCTGGGATAA
- a CDS encoding cytochrome C oxidase subunit IV family protein — translation MSHDPHTATSSEITFEHHMDDATFKRRIIRTTIILSVFTLIELALGFTLYVLHKGMPSQGFLLLIKGVICILTLGKAFYIVSIFMHLGDEIRNFTMTILIPLMLFIWFIIAFLADGDSYKNLRNKYDPYFKESTTPAGYPDIPSDTHRYNTIQKGQRQ, via the coding sequence ATGAGTCACGATCCACACACAGCAACATCATCCGAGATCACTTTTGAACATCATATGGATGATGCTACTTTTAAACGTCGTATAATTAGAACCACCATTATCCTTTCTGTATTCACGCTTATAGAACTGGCCCTTGGGTTTACCCTTTATGTATTGCACAAGGGAATGCCCAGCCAGGGATTTTTATTACTGATAAAAGGAGTGATTTGCATCTTAACCCTGGGGAAAGCATTTTACATTGTTTCCATATTTATGCACCTGGGCGATGAGATCCGCAATTTTACGATGACCATTTTAATTCCTCTGATGTTGTTCATCTGGTTTATTATCGCCTTCCTGGCGGATGGTGATTCCTACAAGAACTTAAGGAATAAATATGATCCTTATTTTAAGGAGTCTACAACGCCAGCCGGGTACCCGGATATACCTTCTGATACGCATCGGTATAACACTATTCAGAAGGGTCAGCGGCAATAA
- a CDS encoding cytochrome c oxidase subunit I yields MSDTLHIQHEVASHGHSGEPHVHHHKETFISKYIFSMDHKMIAKQFLVTGIIWAIIGGLFSVLFRLQLGFPDQNFPILETIFGRWAEGGKIKPEFYYALTTMHGTVLIFFVLTAGLSGTFANLLIPLQLGARDMASPFMNMLSYWFFFAGSIVMISSLFTQTGPAAGGWTVYPPLSALSQASQGSKSGMDLWIIAMTLFVASQLLGGLNYISTILNMRTRGMSMTRMPLTIWALLFTAILGVLSFPVLLSGLVLLMFDRHLGTSFYLSDIYIAGQALPNEGGSAILYQHLFWFLGHPEVYIIILPTMGLVSEILAINARKPIFGYMAMIASLMAICVLAFLVWAHHMFVTGMNPFLGSVFVLLTLLIAIPSAIKVFNWITTIWRGNLRFTPAMLFAIGFVSIFISGGLTGIWLGNSTIDIHLHDTMFVIAHFHIVMGVSAFFGMFAGIYHWYPKMFGRFMNNTLGYIHFWVTLVSAYLIFWPMHYQGLAGMPRRYLDKSSWASFSQFHGLDAMISVVTIIAFAVQLMFVFNYFYSMYKGRRVRSQNPWSATTLEWTTPIHPGHGNWEGEIPEVHRWAYDYGKDGRDFIPQTEPIGENESLDVDHQSQMK; encoded by the coding sequence ATGAGCGATACGTTACATATACAGCATGAAGTTGCCAGCCACGGCCATTCAGGGGAGCCGCATGTGCATCATCATAAGGAAACATTTATTTCTAAGTACATCTTTAGTATGGATCACAAAATGATTGCCAAGCAGTTCCTGGTGACGGGGATTATCTGGGCAATTATCGGTGGTTTATTCTCGGTGCTTTTCCGTTTGCAATTAGGTTTTCCTGATCAAAACTTCCCGATCCTGGAAACGATCTTTGGCCGCTGGGCCGAGGGGGGTAAAATAAAACCTGAATTTTACTATGCCTTAACCACCATGCACGGAACAGTGCTGATCTTTTTCGTATTAACAGCCGGCCTGAGCGGAACCTTTGCCAACCTGCTTATTCCTTTGCAGTTGGGCGCCCGTGATATGGCTTCTCCGTTTATGAACATGCTTTCTTACTGGTTCTTCTTTGCAGGAAGCATTGTGATGATCTCTTCTCTGTTTACCCAAACAGGACCAGCAGCAGGGGGCTGGACGGTTTATCCGCCGCTGAGCGCACTGTCGCAGGCGTCGCAGGGATCTAAAAGCGGGATGGATCTGTGGATCATAGCAATGACGCTCTTTGTGGCTTCTCAGTTATTGGGCGGATTGAACTATATTTCAACGATCCTGAATATGCGTACCCGGGGTATGTCTATGACCCGTATGCCACTTACGATCTGGGCGCTTTTATTTACCGCTATCCTCGGTGTATTGTCCTTCCCGGTATTATTATCCGGTTTGGTGCTCCTGATGTTTGACCGTCACCTGGGTACCAGTTTCTACCTGAGCGATATTTATATAGCGGGTCAGGCCTTGCCCAATGAAGGAGGTAGCGCAATCCTGTACCAGCACTTGTTCTGGTTCCTGGGCCACCCGGAAGTATACATTATCATATTGCCCACGATGGGCCTCGTTTCAGAGATACTGGCCATCAATGCCCGGAAACCCATCTTTGGGTACATGGCAATGATCGCATCACTGATGGCCATTTGCGTACTGGCATTCCTGGTATGGGCGCACCATATGTTTGTGACGGGTATGAATCCGTTCCTGGGGTCGGTATTCGTTCTGTTAACGCTTTTGATCGCGATACCTTCAGCCATTAAAGTGTTCAACTGGATCACCACTATCTGGAGAGGGAACCTCCGTTTTACGCCGGCCATGCTTTTTGCCATCGGCTTCGTAAGCATCTTTATCTCCGGTGGCTTAACCGGTATCTGGCTGGGTAACTCTACTATCGATATTCACCTGCATGATACTATGTTCGTGATCGCGCACTTCCATATTGTGATGGGGGTATCGGCTTTCTTTGGGATGTTTGCGGGAATTTATCACTGGTATCCCAAAATGTTTGGCCGTTTCATGAATAATACCCTGGGCTATATCCACTTTTGGGTAACCCTTGTCAGCGCTTATCTGATCTTCTGGCCTATGCACTATCAGGGGCTGGCAGGTATGCCTCGCCGTTACCTGGATAAAAGCAGTTGGGCAAGCTTCAGCCAGTTCCATGGGTTGGATGCTATGATCAGTGTTGTTACCATTATCGCATTCGCCGTACAATTGATGTTTGTATTTAACTACTTCTATTCAATGTACAAGGGAAGAAGGGTGCGTTCTCAGAATCCCTGGAGCGCTACTACATTGGAGTGGACTACTCCTATTCACCCGGGACATGGTAACTGGGAAGGAGAGATCCCCGAAGTACATCGCTGGGCGTATGACTATGGCAAGGATGGCAGGGATTTTATTCCTCAAACCGAGCCTATTGGTGAAAATGAAAGCCTGGATGTTGATCATCAGTCGCAAATGAAATAG